In the genome of Bacteroidales bacterium, the window AACAGTAAATAGAACAAAAATGTTTTTTTCATAGTTGTAAGTTTTTATTGCAACACTACTTTTTTCATTATGGTTTGTTTATCGGTAATTATTTTTAAGATGTATAAACCACGTGGTAAGGTTGCAACGTTGATTTCTGTTTGTGAGTTAGATGTTTTGCCTTCCTTTTGC includes:
- a CDS encoding T9SS type A sorting domain-containing protein; this encodes QKEGKTSNSQTEINVATLPRGLYILKIITDKQTIMKKVVLQ